The following proteins are encoded in a genomic region of Triticum dicoccoides isolate Atlit2015 ecotype Zavitan chromosome 1B, WEW_v2.0, whole genome shotgun sequence:
- the LOC119321951 gene encoding uncharacterized protein LOC119321951, which translates to MMGSSSSWSVPPASRECSLQNGERYEITKALLKCKMAEGSSVSQHLVKLVGYMWRLEALGSPIPAWLCTDLILLSLPSSFNGFITNYMMWEMEKSVNELLRMLKTFEYWMQKHTNYVTKKTTSFKKKCKVKNGKGVIKTDTKGNLNAALLKRLSASFARTMVIGKGIAKSFWQKRRSLKSPAQGLPRTLGLVKNEVLFRVETVLKLPLKPSASCPTSTSIIRTPSVPKTLY; encoded by the exons ATGATGGGTTCTTCATCATCTTGGTCTGTCCCGCCAGCCTCTCG GGAATGTTCTTTACAAAATGGTGAACGTTATGAGATAACCAAGGCCTTATTGAAGTGCAAAATGGCAGAAGGAAGCTCAGTGAGCCAACATCTGGTCAAGCTAGTTGGTTACATGTGGAGGTTGGAAGCTTTGGGCTCTCCCATCCCTGCCTGGCTTTGTACTGATCTTATCCTTCTGTCTCTACCCTCAAGCTTTAATGGCTTTATCACGAATTACATGATGTGGGAGATGGAGAAGAGCGTGAATGAATTGCTCAGGATGCTCAAGACCTTTGAGTATTGGATGCAGAAACACACCAATTATGTGACGAAGAAGACAACTAGTTTTAAGAAGAAGTGCAAAGTCAAAAATGGCAAGGGCGTCATTAAGACCGACACCAAGGGAAACCTAAACGCGGCGCTGCTAAAGAGACTGAGTGCTTCTTTTGCAAGGACAATGGTCATTGGAAAAGGAATTGCAAAAAGTTTTTGGCAGAAAAGAAGAAGTCTGAAAAGTCCAGCACAA GGACTTCCGAGGACACTAGGACTGGTAAAGAATGAGGTGCTGTTCCGTGTCGAAACGGTGTTGAAGTTGCCGCTCAAGCCGTCGGCGTCATGCCCTACATCTACCTCTAtaattcgtactccctccgtcccaaaaactTTGTATTAa
- the LOC119321960 gene encoding nuclear pore complex protein NUP98A-like yields the protein MMGSSSWSTPPPAFGSVMGSSSSLFSTPTSGAAMGSSPSLFCFTPASGAATGSSPYSFGIRPASGAAMGPSSSPFGSTPVATGFFPSSGFTPYAGPAMGSSFGSTPVATGFFPSSGFTPYAGAAMGSSFGSTPVATGLFPSSSAFTPSSGAAMGSSSSWCGPAFGRSPNAFGHPMPHQAPFSSNTPFGSTTGQHYSHVPTFGVQSKPSFGAFGRVSKKGSRVSAYTRTLGDDPERNYYVSISAMPAFKSKSHEELRHEDYKKGDKGGFNSEESRVPWAHHSSQPQPQPPVNAFTNPVKPSLFSYSPEPSSAPVGLQSSAHGTTNPFWLRPPGPPQSPLFSYPPEPIHKPSWFSSSSFAPSTTCWENVSNNTAAYTAPADTSSAQGHMFSQNLFPSKSTQSGGSLLSSSVAHSAPAPSPNSHSTTINIDQAEKTVELLLQVDITTVRIRFSPKNDDTGSRATEVHHNVKASATPVSFCIYPGENQELTIQSVEQHDGKPSSSTESAGEQKGYINGANPFDPVITPFGGASVSESVLPRLYKADYYTSPSIAELAARESNEPGCCSHVKDLTVGRHGYGSIKFDGETDVRKLDIASIVEFKDREILVYTDESKRPPVGQELNKPAEITLLNVKCVDKKTGLQLTEGAEVDRYTEILAQWTKKNGAEFVAFDAVNGEWKFRIKHF from the exons ATGATGGGTTCTTCATCTTGGTCTACCCCCCCACCAGCCTTTGGCTCAGTcatgggctcttcatcatcattgtTCTCCACGCCGACCTCTGGTGCGGCCATGGGCTCTTCTCCATCCTTGTTCTGTTTCACGCCGGCATCTGGTGCAGCCACGGGCTCTTCTCCATACTCGTTTGGCATAAGGCCGGCCTCTGGTGCAGCCATGGGCCCTTCTTCATCCCCATTTGGTTCCACGCCGGTAGCCACGGGCTTTTTCCCATCCTCTGGTTTCACGCCATACGCTGGTCCAGCCATGGGATCCTCGTTTGGTTCCACGCCGGTAGCCACGGGCTTTTTCCCATCCTCTGGTTTCACGCCATACGCTGGTGCAGCCATGGGATCCTCGTTTGGTTCCACGCCGGTAGCCACGGGCTTATTTCCATCCTCGTCTGCTTTCACGCCTTCTTCTGGTGCAGCCATGGGCTCCTCTTCATCTTGGTGTGGCCCGGCATTTGGGCGATCCCCTAACGCCTTCGGGCACCCCATGCCCCATCAGGCACCTTTTTCATCCAACACACCATTTGGCT CTACAACAGGCCAACATTATTCACATGTTCCTACCTTTGGGGTGCAATCTAAGCCTTCATTTGGGGCCTTTGGCC GAGTGTCTAAAAAAGGCAGCAGGGTTTCTGCTTATACCAGGACTCTTGGTGATGATCCTGAACGTAATTACTATGTATCTATTTCAGCAATGCCAGCATTCAAGAGCAAATCTCACGAGGAGCTTCGACATGAAGATTATAAGAAAGGAGACAAAG GTGGTTTCAACTCAGAGGAGAGCAGAGTTCCTTGGGCTCATCATTCCTCGCAGCCTCAGCCCCAGCCCCCAGTGAATGCCTTCACAAATCCTGTCAAGCCATCATTGTTTTCATACTCTCCTGAGCCATCCTCAGCACCTGTGGGACTGCAATCCTCAGCACATGGTACCACCAACCCATTTTGGCTGCGCCCTCCAGGACCACCCCAGTCACCATTATTCTCATACCCTCCCGAGCCAATCCACAAGCCATCATGGTTTTCAAGCTCCTCTTTTGCACCATCTACTACATGTTGGGAAAACGTATCCAATAACACAGCAGCATATACAGCTCCTGCAGATACATCTTCTGCT CAAGGCCATATGTTTAGCCAAAATTTGTTCCCTTCAAAATCTACTCAATCTGGTGGAAGTTTACTCAGCTCTTCGGTTGCCCATTCAGCACCAGCTCCATCGCCAAACAGTCACTCCACTACT ATAAATATTGATCAAGCTGAGAAAACTGTGGAGTTGTTACTACAAGTTGACATTACTACTGTAAGGATTAGATTTTCTCCAAAGAATGATGATACTGGCAGTCGTGCTACAGAG GTTCATCATAATGTTAAAGCTTCAGCAACACCAGTGTCTTTCTGTATCTATCCTGGAGAGAACCAAGAGCTAACTATACAATCAGTGGAGCAGCATGACGGGAAACCATCTAGTTCAACAG AATCCGCTGGGGAACAGAAAGGGTATATCAACGGTGCTAATCCATTTGATCCTGTGATAACTCCATTTGGTGGCGCCTCTGTGAGTGAGAGTGTCCTACCTCGGCTCTATAAGGCAGACTATTACACTTCGCCGTCGATCGCAGAGCTTGCTGCACGAGAAAGCAACGAGCCAGGTTGTTGCTCACATGTGAAGGACTTAACGGTCGGCAGGCATGGCTACGGCAGCATCAAGTTTGATGGAGAAACCGATGTGAGGAAGCTCGACATCGCTTCCATCGTGGAGTTCAAGGACCGCGAGATCCTGGTCTACACAGATGAGAGCAAGAGACCTCCTGTGGGGCAGGAGCTCAACAAGCCTGCAGAGATCACACTCCTGAATGTGAAGTGCGTCGATAAGAAGACCGggttgcagttgacggagggggcaGAAGTTGACAGGTATACGGAGATTCTGGCGCAATGGACCAAGAAGAATGGCGCTGAATTCGTGGCGTTTGATGCCGTGAATGGGGAGTGGAAGTTCAGGATCAAGCACTTTTAG